From Marinobacterium sp. LSUCC0821, a single genomic window includes:
- a CDS encoding PilN domain-containing protein yields the protein MTSINLRPWREERNERLQKRFQIHLAIAAAIAAGVVFTSISFLDLMTSRQEARNAYLNQELVRLDAKLKEITDLKVKRERLLERLNAIQQLQGNRPLIVRTFDEMSRVAPDGVHYTSLTKAGEVAKLDGLAATNEDVSALMRNLNDSEWFGEPTLSKVSLQGELRAFNLTVPLEKPEAYGGAK from the coding sequence ATGACATCGATTAACCTTCGCCCTTGGCGTGAAGAGCGTAATGAGCGCCTGCAAAAACGTTTCCAAATCCACCTGGCTATTGCTGCGGCAATCGCAGCCGGGGTGGTTTTTACTAGCATCTCCTTTCTTGATTTGATGACCTCTAGGCAAGAGGCGCGCAACGCCTACTTGAACCAGGAGCTCGTCCGTCTTGATGCTAAATTGAAAGAGATCACAGATCTTAAAGTTAAACGCGAGCGCCTGCTTGAGCGATTAAATGCGATTCAACAGCTACAGGGTAACCGACCGCTGATTGTGCGTACCTTTGATGAGATGTCACGTGTAGCGCCCGATGGTGTGCACTACACCTCGCTGACTAAAGCGGGCGAGGTTGCCAAGTTAGATGGTTTGGCAGCAACTAATGAAGATGTCTCTGCGTTGATGCGAAATCTTAATGACTCTGAATGGTTTGGTGAGCCGACTCTCTCGAAAGTATCTCTGCAAGGCGAGCTAAGGGCGTTCAATCTAACTGTGCCATTAGAGAAGCCAGAAGCTTACGGAGGTGCAAAATGA
- a CDS encoding type 4a pilus biogenesis protein PilO — protein sequence MSLRQSLNNAFKGFDVNNLDFSTAWSWPIGVKIVTYLLVFAVLLGGGINFLVLDKNRALESEIAKESDLKQQFETKSYQVATLDALRRQMADVELRFAELLRQLPTQKEVPGLLEDISAIGQSAGLEIDLIALQPERKAQFYVELPISVQVRGTYHQMGDFVSGVAGIKRIVTLHDFSLKPSGGDQLTMSIDAKTYRYDDEE from the coding sequence ATGAGCCTTCGTCAGTCGCTAAATAACGCCTTCAAAGGTTTTGACGTTAACAATCTCGATTTCTCAACCGCCTGGAGCTGGCCTATTGGTGTCAAAATCGTCACCTACTTGCTGGTTTTTGCAGTTTTACTAGGTGGCGGTATTAACTTCCTAGTACTCGACAAGAACAGAGCACTCGAGAGTGAAATTGCTAAAGAGAGCGACCTCAAACAGCAATTTGAGACGAAGTCCTATCAGGTGGCTACGCTGGATGCTCTGCGCCGACAGATGGCGGATGTTGAGCTGCGATTTGCTGAGCTTTTGCGTCAGTTACCGACCCAGAAAGAGGTTCCTGGCTTGCTTGAGGATATCAGCGCGATTGGTCAAAGTGCTGGACTTGAGATCGATCTAATCGCACTGCAGCCAGAGCGGAAAGCGCAGTTCTATGTTGAACTTCCGATCAGTGTTCAAGTGCGTGGTACCTACCATCAGATGGGTGATTTTGTTAGTGGTGTTGCAGGTATTAAGCGTATCGTTACGCTACATGATTTTAGTTTGAAACCGAGTGGTGGCGATCAGCTCACAATGAGTATTGATGCAAAGACCTACCGCTACGATGATGAGGAGTAG